The nucleotide window TCTGGTGTGAAGAAGAAGACCGCGCTTTCGCAGCATTGGTACCAGCTCTACGACTGTGATTCTTCCTCGGTGCCTGGCAGGGGTCCGCAGGCGCCGAACCTTATCGAACCCATTGCGAAAGAAGCAGCGAAGAAGAACCTCGGCATCGGGAAATCCAAGGCCGATGCTGCGGGCCTGCCGCTGTGGCTCGAAGAGACCGGGCCGACGAGCTGCCCGGGCACGAACGACACCTCACTGACGAACGCCTCGGCGCTGTGGGCCGCCGACTACACGCTGTACGCGGCGACCCTGGGCGTCGAGCGCATGGCCATGCACTCGATGCTCGGAGCCTGCAAGGGCGGAGCCCCGATGTCGCTGATCTGCGATCCGGCCGACCGAGGGGACCGGTCGAATGAGTTTCAGGTGAGGCCGAACATGCTCGGGCTGCGGCTGCTGGTGCCGAGCGTTGGCGGACAGTTCACTAAGACTGCGGTGGCCGGCGGCGGGAACATGAGCGCCTACACGGTTTCGAAGAACGACGGCCGCACCCTGGTCACGACGGTGATCAACGCAAACGACGCGGCGAAGGTGGGTGGGAACCCGGTGACGGTCTCGATGCCTTCGGGGTTCAGTGTGTCGTCGGCGTCGCAGGTGTTCGGGGAGTCGAACGATGTGAAGAGTGCTACGCAGGTTGTGTCGGCGAACCCGCTGCCTGATGAGGTGCCTTTTAGCGGGGAGGGGGCATCGGGCACGGAGAGTGCGTCGGCTGGTGCGAGTGCGTCGCCGACGCCAAGCGGCGGTGTGGGCGATGACGGAAAGCTGCGGATCGACGTGGCTGGGAGCTCGGTGACGGTGTTTATTATGCGCAAGGGGTGAGGGGTGCACATACCTCCCACATGGCGGAAGACTGTACAGAGTGTGAAGTCCGATTCCCGCCAGCTGCATGGCCACCCGAAGAACTAGGCTCTGGCCATGATCAGCTCTCTGCCTGGCGCAGCAGCCTTTGACCCAAATGACATGCCGTGGGAAGTGACGCACGATGATGGTACGAAACCTGCGACTCTCGTCGGCACCCGGAGCCCTGGCGAAATTTTCTCCTATGCATTCTTCATTCCCGCTGGTGTCTACGACGGACCACACTCACACTCAGCCGCTGCCCATCTCCATGTAGCGGCTGGCGAACTGCAACTTGGATACGGTCCGGTGCTCGATCTCGGCGCTACCAGAACCTACCCATCGGGATCATTCCTATATGTAGCAGCAGGAGCCGCACACTTTGATGGCGCCGATGTGGATACTGTGATCGTTGGAACCGCAATCGGTCCTTGGAGCACTGAATAATGTGTAAGCTGCTTGGCTCGCAATCAGGATTCACGACACAGCCATGTCGGGATCGCGCCGACCACGACAGCCATCGCCTAAAATCAACGGCCCGTAATCAGCGAGGAGGCTGACCCGTGGCAACATCGACGACGTCCCAGCCCTTTAGCGGTGCCCCGTTCGACAATGCCTCGGTGGCCGGACGCTTGGCAGAACTGCCTGCAACCGCCGACGCCGAAGCGCTGACCGTGTCCACTGACCAAGGGGAGTTCACCGCTTTCCGAGCAACGCCCGCGCGCCCGAACCATGACCTCGGTGACGCGGTCCTTCTGCACGGGTGGCCGGAATTCGCCTCGTGCTGGGAGAAGACAGGGGCGCTGCTCCTCGAGCAGGGAATGGGTGTGTTCGCCTATGACCAACGAGGATATTCGCCGGGAGTGCGTCCGGAACCTGTGGGGGAGTACACGATCGCACATCTGGTCGCTGACCTCGACGAAGTCTCCCGCGCGGCGGGACTCGAACGCTTCCACCTCGTCGGTCATGATTGGGGCGGACTGGTCGCGTGGCCCTTTGCCGCGAACCACCCGCAGCGTCTGCACACCTGCACCATCGTGTCGACCCCGCACCCCAGAGCGCTGGGCAAACAGCTGAAGACGGACGACGATCAGCATGAACGCATGGGCTATATGCGGTCGATCCAAGACCACCCGGAGGGAGTGGCCCGAACATTGCTGCGCGATGACGGAAAGAAGCTGGTCAACCTCTACGGCGGCGCCGTCTCCGAAGATCTCGCAGCCTCCTATGTTGCGCGATTCAGTGAGCCAGGGGCCTTTCTGTCCGTGCTCAAGTACTACCAAGCGATGGATGGCCGCGATCGGACGCCGACCACTCCCATCACCGTGCCCACGAGCCTCATCTGGGGCAGCGAGGACATCGCCTTCTCCCGCGCGACCGCAGAACTCAGCGCTCGCTACGTCGAAGGGCCTTATCGTTTTGTCCCTCTCGAGGGCGCGTCTCACTGGCTCCCCGAATCACACCCGAACGACATCGCTTCCACGGTCATCAACCAGGCACGGGAACACGCGGCGAATTAGAGGCGTGCGATTCAGTTTAATGGTGTTGTGCACGTTTGTTCCGTATCGTCATATACATGGGCAGGCCACGATCTGACTACACTGAGCCTCTATCGGCAGACGAGCGTGCCTTCTTGCTTGAGGCCACCGATCTCACAGAAGAGGATCTGACTCCGCAGGCATATGAAGCTGCGCGCATCCAGATCGCTGAGGACCGGGCGCTTGCAGAGAAAGAGGCGCGTGACTCTGCTCTGACGATTGGCGAGGTGTGCGAACTGCTGGGACGGCAAGATGCCAGTATCCGCCGCTCGCAGTTGGCCGGTGACCTGTACGCCCTGCCCTCCAATAGCGGGCTCGCAACACTGTTTCCAGCTTGGCAGTTCGCAGGCAACCAGGTGGTTCCGGGGCTGCGCACAATCATCCCGAACTTTCCGCCATATGAGCATCCGCTGACTATTCAGCAGTTCATGACAGATGCGAACGATGAGCTGGACGGCAGGTCGCCGGTCGAGTGGCTGAACGCCGGACGTGCCGTCGAAACAGTGGCTTCGCTGGTTGCTGAGTTGGGTTACGAATGATCCTCGCTCGGTCGAGCCACCCGCACATGCCGCGAGTTCCAGTGACGTTTCCACCAGAATCCGTATACCAGCACACCGAAGCTTTGCGGCGAATACACACGACGTCGGGCTCCCGCCCGGACGATCGCGTTGCTGAACCTGACCGGAGATGAAAGCTCTGGGGAATTGAGTGCTGCCCCGCGGAGTCTCTGCAACACCGACCCTCTCCCGCGCTCTCGAGTGCGACGATGTTCGCGTCATGGCGATGGAAGTTGACATGGTTGACAGTACGACCGCGTGGAGACAGAATAGTTGACACAGTTGACATCACTTCAGGTGGAGGTCCGATCGTGAATTCACCGACCGCTGAGCAGCAACGGCGAGATGCGAATGAGCGTGCAATTCTTGAAGCCGTCCGGCGCGAGCTCGCCGAAGTTCCGGCGGCTGACCTGGAGAACGTCAAAGATGCCGAAGCACTCGGCTCCAAAATGGTCGCCATGGTTCCGCGGAGCGCGGGGGGCCAGCTAGGCAGAATCATCGGCCCTGTGTACTCCACGAAGGCTTTGATGACGATGTGGAAGATCACTCGTCAAGGTGTGAGTAAGAGGGTCAGTGATGGACGCCTTTTTGTGCTGACTGTTCAAGGTCGCACATTGTTTCCCGCGTTCCAGTTCGACGGCAAACGGGTTCGTGAAGACGTACTGCACCTCGTCGGCCTTCTGTGCGATTCAGCGGATCCGTTCACTATCGCACAGTGGCTTCGTACACCGCTGGGCGAAGCCGGGGACCGATCACCGCTTGAGCTGCTTGATGCTGGAGAGAATGCTCTGGCGGAGAACCTCGCCAAGTGCAGCGTCTCTCGTTGGTCTGCGTGAGTCGACGCCGAGTGATGAGCAGAGAAGCTGTTGCGCAGCGCCATCCGCATCCCGACCAAGATCTGAGCACTTTCCCCACACGGCCCGTCGATGCGGGTACGCGATGGAGACGGGGACACCGTCACGAGCACGAGCCATGGTTCTTTTCCTCGGACGGGAAAGGTCGGTTCAATCTCTCCGAACCATTCGGAACTTGCTATTTGGCTAGCAGCGACGCCGTGGCCGCCCGTGAAAGCATCGGTCCCGATATAGCTCGGTCTGGGGTCGTCACCACGACCTTTCTCGAAGGCAGAGTCGTCTCGAGCTTGACCCTGGCAGAGCCGGTGAAGGCGGCGCATGTATCGAGTAACGACGCTTTCCCGTATGGGGTCACGTCCGAGCTGTGCTCAATGGAGCAATATCAGATTCCTCGGCAGTGGGCTCATAGTCTGCACGAGTCTGGATTCGAGGGCATTTGGTACCACCCGCGATTCTCTCCGGGAGCAGATTCGCGTGCCATCGCGCTCTTCGGTCCTGCTGGTGCGGCGACGGGAGAAATCCACGAGCAGAAGACTCTTCGTGCGGTCGTTGAGGATATGGCGATTGTCGTTGTCGATCCCGACAGCCTGGACGAGTTCGAGATCCTCGACGAGCCGCCTGAAATGTAGTTTCACGACGGCCCGGAGGACCGCTGTGAACCCACCAGGGTGTCAGCCGATGACATGACGATACTGCGCCCCGCCTCGGCGAGGGGAGACGAAACACCACGGGTGCCGGCATTCTCACGATGAGGACGACGGCACCCGTGGTGTTTGTGGCGCGGGAGCAACCGGAGGTCAGCTCACGACGCCGGACTTCGCCTGGCTATCGGCGGCCACGGTGGTCTGCGGATCGGGCAGGGCCGCGTCCGCCTCGGGGGCATTCGTCGGCGTTCCGTGAACGTCGGGTTCGAGCGAGAGCTCGTCGAACGGGTTCTGACCGGACAGGGTGGCGCGGGCCTGGTCCATGTCGATCTCGCCGGTCCACTTGCCGATGAGCAGGGTGGCCACGGCGTTGCCGGTGAAGTTCGTCAGGGCACGGCACTCGGACATGAACTTGTCGATGCCGACGATGACGCCCATGCCGTCGAGCAGCTCGGGGCGGTGCGACTGCAGGCCGGCGGCGAGCGTGGCCAGGCCAGCACCGGTGACTCCGGCAGCGCCCTTCGACGCGATGATCATGAATACCAGCAGCGAGATCTGCTCGGGGATCGACATCGGCATGCCCATCGCCGAGGACACGAACAGCGAAGCCATGGTCAGGTAGATCGCGGTGCCGTCGAGGTTGAACGAGTAGCCGGTGGGCACCGTGATGCCCACGACCGGCTTCGAAACACCGGCATGCTCCATCTTCGCGATGAGGCGCGGCAGAGCCGACTCCGACGACGAGGTCGAGAAGATGAGCAGGAACTCACGGGCCAGGTACTTCAGCAGCAGGAAGATGTTCAGGCCGGTGACGATCTTGAGCAGACCGCCCAAGACGATGACGATGAACAGCGCGCAGGTGAGGTAGAAGGCTCCCATGAGGGTCGCCATCGCACCGATCGCGGCCCAGCCGGTCTTGCCGACGACCGCGGCGATCGCGCCGAAGGCACCGACGGGGGCGGCCCACATGATCATCATCATGAGCTTGAAGACCACTGCCTGGATGTGCTTGATGCCGGTGAGCACGGGCTCGCCGGCCTTGCCCATCGACTGCAGGGCGAATCCGACGAGGAGCGCGAGCACCAGCGTCGGCAGCACCGGGATGTCACCGGGGATGAGGCTCATGAGGAAGCCGACCATGCCGCCTTCCTCACCGCCGGCGGCCTCCTCATACGGCTGGAGGTGGAGTCCGTCGCCGGGGTGGATGAAGTTGCCGACGACGAGGCCGATGACCAGGGCGAAGGTCGCCATGACGAGGAAGTAGATGAGCGCGAGTCCGCCGACCTTGCCG belongs to Brevibacterium spongiae and includes:
- a CDS encoding cupin domain-containing protein, giving the protein MISSLPGAAAFDPNDMPWEVTHDDGTKPATLVGTRSPGEIFSYAFFIPAGVYDGPHSHSAAAHLHVAAGELQLGYGPVLDLGATRTYPSGSFLYVAAGAAHFDGADVDTVIVGTAIGPWSTE
- a CDS encoding alpha/beta fold hydrolase — encoded protein: MATSTTSQPFSGAPFDNASVAGRLAELPATADAEALTVSTDQGEFTAFRATPARPNHDLGDAVLLHGWPEFASCWEKTGALLLEQGMGVFAYDQRGYSPGVRPEPVGEYTIAHLVADLDEVSRAAGLERFHLVGHDWGGLVAWPFAANHPQRLHTCTIVSTPHPRALGKQLKTDDDQHERMGYMRSIQDHPEGVARTLLRDDGKKLVNLYGGAVSEDLAASYVARFSEPGAFLSVLKYYQAMDGRDRTPTTPITVPTSLIWGSEDIAFSRATAELSARYVEGPYRFVPLEGASHWLPESHPNDIASTVINQAREHAAN
- a CDS encoding RES family NAD+ phosphorylase, with the protein product MSREAVAQRHPHPDQDLSTFPTRPVDAGTRWRRGHRHEHEPWFFSSDGKGRFNLSEPFGTCYLASSDAVAARESIGPDIARSGVVTTTFLEGRVVSSLTLAEPVKAAHVSSNDAFPYGVTSELCSMEQYQIPRQWAHSLHESGFEGIWYHPRFSPGADSRAIALFGPAGAATGEIHEQKTLRAVVEDMAIVVVDPDSLDEFEILDEPPEM
- a CDS encoding cation:dicarboxylate symporter family transporter, which encodes MAMSPQQNGGSPNTGNATAAATDQGAPQRKKDRTHWLYIMVIVAVFAGAAIGLIAPDAGIALEPLGKAFVALIKMIIAPVIFCTIVLGVGSVAKAATVGKVGGLALIYFLVMATFALVIGLVVGNFIHPGDGLHLQPYEEAAGGEEGGMVGFLMSLIPGDIPVLPTLVLALLVGFALQSMGKAGEPVLTGIKHIQAVVFKLMMMIMWAAPVGAFGAIAAVVGKTGWAAIGAMATLMGAFYLTCALFIVIVLGGLLKIVTGLNIFLLLKYLAREFLLIFSTSSSESALPRLIAKMEHAGVSKPVVGITVPTGYSFNLDGTAIYLTMASLFVSSAMGMPMSIPEQISLLVFMIIASKGAAGVTGAGLATLAAGLQSHRPELLDGMGVIVGIDKFMSECRALTNFTGNAVATLLIGKWTGEIDMDQARATLSGQNPFDELSLEPDVHGTPTNAPEADAALPDPQTTVAADSQAKSGVVS